The following proteins are co-located in the Heliorestis convoluta genome:
- a CDS encoding MFS transporter → MDHNHPEKLWTKDFILICVANLFMFTSFYFLLPTLPIFVTENLQGNESHVGYIIGILSLTAVLVRPFAGYLLDQIGRKKVLLLALLAFSFATIAYHFVTAIVALFILRALHGLTWGFTTTGTGTVAADVIPPKRRGEGLGYYGLSNTLAMAVGPLLGLYILDQAGFGFLFSSAFALALFAFFAMTALSYQDVHAKPSLEKSTNLEKPLTSTEDQAEKTEEATKTEKTASAKEARKSQRTISIDSFFERRVLSLSGIMFFTAFVYGGIVSFITLFGKEIGIVNAGTYFLIYAVALMVVRPIAGKIFDREGPQRIMTVGFVALLLSFLLLFMAQGMTLFVLSALFMGLGFGIVQPSILAIAINRVEPHRRGATNGTLFSAFDLGIGFGSIILGMLSEMVGLATMYLICGLITVLPLLLFYRNNGK, encoded by the coding sequence ATGGATCATAATCATCCAGAAAAACTCTGGACCAAAGATTTTATCTTGATCTGTGTAGCAAACTTGTTCATGTTTACAAGTTTTTATTTTTTACTGCCTACGTTGCCCATTTTCGTTACAGAAAACCTTCAGGGCAATGAAAGTCATGTAGGCTATATTATCGGGATCCTATCTTTGACAGCCGTTTTAGTGAGGCCTTTTGCTGGTTATTTACTCGATCAGATCGGCAGAAAAAAAGTTTTACTCCTTGCTTTGCTCGCTTTCTCTTTCGCTACCATTGCCTATCACTTTGTCACAGCCATTGTGGCGCTTTTTATCTTGCGGGCTTTGCACGGATTGACCTGGGGCTTTACGACCACAGGTACAGGAACAGTAGCGGCTGACGTGATTCCACCAAAACGCAGAGGCGAAGGCCTTGGCTATTACGGGCTATCGAATACACTTGCTATGGCCGTGGGGCCTCTTTTAGGCTTGTATATCTTAGACCAAGCCGGTTTTGGCTTTCTTTTCTCTTCTGCTTTTGCACTGGCTCTTTTTGCTTTTTTTGCCATGACGGCTCTTTCCTATCAGGACGTTCATGCGAAGCCAAGTCTAGAAAAATCAACGAATCTAGAAAAACCTTTGACAAGCACAGAGGATCAGGCGGAAAAAACAGAAGAAGCAACCAAGACAGAGAAGACCGCCAGTGCCAAGGAAGCTAGGAAGTCTCAAAGAACAATTTCTATTGACAGTTTTTTCGAGCGTCGAGTACTTTCTTTATCAGGTATTATGTTCTTTACCGCCTTTGTCTACGGAGGCATTGTCTCCTTTATCACCCTTTTTGGCAAAGAAATCGGCATTGTTAACGCAGGCACCTATTTTCTAATCTATGCAGTTGCTTTGATGGTGGTTCGTCCCATTGCTGGCAAGATTTTTGACAGAGAAGGGCCTCAGCGAATTATGACAGTTGGCTTTGTAGCCCTATTACTCTCATTTCTTTTGCTTTTTATGGCCCAAGGAATGACCCTTTTTGTTCTTTCTGCTTTGTTTATGGGACTTGGTTTTGGTATTGTTCAACCATCTATCCTTGCAATTGCCATTAATCGCGTTGAACCGCATCGTCGTGGTGCTACCAATGGAACCTTATTCAGTGCCTTTGATCTTGGTATCGGTTTTGGTTCCATTATCTTAGGCATGCTTTCGGAAATGGTTGGCCTTGCCACGATGTATCTGATTTGTGGACTTATTACAGTATTGCCGCTGCTACTTTTTTATCGGAACAATGGAAAATAG